One part of the Paramormyrops kingsleyae isolate MSU_618 chromosome 2, PKINGS_0.4, whole genome shotgun sequence genome encodes these proteins:
- the tgfa gene encoding protransforming growth factor alpha isoform X2 has protein sequence MKRFLWDAIFLLTGSLFTYGQVQENSTSTPVNYPLAAAVHSHFGDCPDSHSQFCFHGTCRFLVQEDTPACVCHAGFVGMRCEHADLLAVVATNQKQQTVATLLVLCVIGSAMLILFFSLVHCCRRRGLCSPGRAVLRCHTEKHSAFLTDSASCCPSETVV, from the exons ATGAAGCGATTTCTCTGGGATGCGATCTTCCTTCTTACCG GGTCTCTCTTTACATATGGACAGGTCCAGGAAAATTCCACATCAACACCAGTAAACT ACCCGCTGGCAGCTGCTGTTCACTCTCACTTTGGGGACTGTCCAGATTCTCACAGCCAGTTCTGCTTCCACGGGACCTGCCGGTTCCTGGTGCAGGAGGACACCCCAGCCTGTGT GTGTCATGCTGGCTTTGTGGGGATGCGCTGTGAGCACGCAGACCTGCTAGCGGTTGTGgcaaccaatcagaagcagCAGACGGTGGCCACGCTGCTGGTGCTGTGTGTGATTGGCTCTGCAATGCTGATACTCTTCTTTAGCCTGGTGCA CTGCTGTCGAAGGCGGGGACTCTGCAGCCCGGGTCGCGCTGTCCTGCGATGCCATACTGAGAAACACAGCGCATTCCTGACGGACAGTGCCTCCTGCTGTCCTTCTGAAACAG TAGTGTGA
- the tgfa gene encoding protransforming growth factor alpha isoform X1 has protein sequence MKRFLWDAIFLLTGSLFTYGQVQENSTSTPVNYPLAAAVHSHFGDCPDSHSQFCFHGTCRFLVQEDTPACVCHAGFVGMRCEHADLLAVVATNQKQQTVATLLVLCVIGSAMLILFFSLVHCCRRRGLCSPGRAVLRCHTEKHSAFLTDSASCCPSETASSSGSPTLSLKCHFKASRNFYGC, from the exons ATGAAGCGATTTCTCTGGGATGCGATCTTCCTTCTTACCG GGTCTCTCTTTACATATGGACAGGTCCAGGAAAATTCCACATCAACACCAGTAAACT ACCCGCTGGCAGCTGCTGTTCACTCTCACTTTGGGGACTGTCCAGATTCTCACAGCCAGTTCTGCTTCCACGGGACCTGCCGGTTCCTGGTGCAGGAGGACACCCCAGCCTGTGT GTGTCATGCTGGCTTTGTGGGGATGCGCTGTGAGCACGCAGACCTGCTAGCGGTTGTGgcaaccaatcagaagcagCAGACGGTGGCCACGCTGCTGGTGCTGTGTGTGATTGGCTCTGCAATGCTGATACTCTTCTTTAGCCTGGTGCA CTGCTGTCGAAGGCGGGGACTCTGCAGCCCGGGTCGCGCTGTCCTGCGATGCCATACTGAGAAACACAGCGCATTCCTGACGGACAGTGCCTCCTGCTGTCCTTCTGAAACAG CGTCCTCCTCTGGCTCCCCGACCCTCTCGCTGAAATGCCACTTCAAGGCTTCAAGGAATTTCTATGGATGCTAA